A single window of Desulfovibrio inopinatus DSM 10711 DNA harbors:
- a CDS encoding extracellular solute-binding protein: MKRILFAVLITVLWVTSAYAGGDLYLYIWSEYIPDEVVQSFTKETGIQVHLSTYDSNEAMYAKVKLAGQGYDLIVPSSDYVSLMRQQELLLPLDKSKLTNFANLDSKFVNQSFDPENIFSVPYMWGSTSITVNTGKIDEHAVTSVADLWKPELSGKLLLPNEPRETFTLALKLLGYSVNETNPAHLEEAYQKLRELFPHVKVFDSDSPKQALLSGEVAVGVVFNGEAFIANQEDSAITYVYPPEGYSLWLDSLCIPKGAKNVDEAHAFINYLLRPDISAIISAEMGYATPNAKAIPLVPENVHNNVIVYPTQDIIARGEFQDWIGDAMKLYDEYWVKLKTNE; this comes from the coding sequence ATGAAACGTATTCTGTTTGCCGTTTTGATCACGGTGCTGTGGGTTACCTCTGCATATGCCGGAGGGGATTTGTATTTGTATATCTGGTCCGAATATATACCGGACGAGGTTGTACAGAGTTTTACTAAAGAAACCGGAATTCAGGTTCATCTCTCCACGTATGACAGCAATGAGGCGATGTATGCCAAAGTCAAGCTGGCCGGGCAGGGGTATGACCTGATTGTTCCCTCCAGCGACTATGTGAGCCTCATGCGTCAACAGGAATTGCTGTTGCCATTGGACAAGTCCAAGTTGACCAATTTCGCTAATCTTGACTCCAAGTTTGTGAATCAGTCGTTCGATCCGGAAAATATTTTTTCTGTTCCTTATATGTGGGGCTCAACGTCTATTACCGTGAACACTGGCAAAATCGATGAACATGCGGTGACCAGTGTTGCCGATCTCTGGAAGCCGGAACTCAGTGGGAAACTGTTGTTGCCCAATGAACCACGAGAAACGTTCACGCTCGCGTTGAAGCTTCTCGGGTATTCCGTCAACGAGACCAATCCGGCGCACCTTGAAGAGGCCTACCAAAAGCTTCGCGAGTTGTTCCCGCACGTGAAAGTATTCGATTCCGATTCACCCAAACAAGCATTGCTATCCGGTGAAGTCGCGGTTGGTGTTGTGTTCAATGGAGAAGCCTTTATTGCCAATCAGGAAGATTCCGCCATTACATATGTGTATCCTCCTGAAGGCTATAGCCTTTGGCTGGACTCTCTGTGTATTCCCAAAGGTGCCAAGAATGTCGATGAAGCCCATGCATTTATAAACTATCTTCTTCGTCCGGACATATCCGCCATTATCAGCGCCGAAATGGGCTACGCGACACCGAATGCCAAAGCCATTCCTCTCGTCCCAGAAAATGTCCACAACAATGTTATTGTCTATCCCACGCAAGACATTATTGCTCGTGGTGAATTTCAAGATTGGATCGGCGATGCCATGAAATTGTATGATGAGTATTGGGTGAAACTGAAGACGAATGAGTAG
- the xylF gene encoding D-xylose ABC transporter substrate-binding protein produces the protein MNKRMWSFALLVAFGMVGVLFAGTVFAKDLTIGVSWSNFQEERWKTDEAAIKDELKKLGAKYISADAQASPEKQIADIESLIARGADALIVLAWDSDAIRPGIAKAKAEGIPVVGYDRLIEDPYAFYLTFDNKEVGRLQAAEVFKIKPKGNYVFIKGASTDPNADFLNAGQREVLQAAIDKGDIVIVGDQYTEGWKPEVAQRNMEQILTATNNKVDAVVASNDGTAGGVVAALTAQGMEGITPVSGQDGDHAALNRVARGLQTVSVWKDARQLGKEAADIAVTLAKNEKVANSIVFKDGPKKVEMTAILLKPIPITMDNLDVVIDADWISKQAACQGVDPAKAPQACK, from the coding sequence ATGAACAAACGTATGTGGTCTTTCGCTCTTCTCGTGGCGTTCGGTATGGTGGGGGTACTTTTTGCCGGTACAGTCTTCGCGAAAGATCTGACTATTGGGGTCAGTTGGTCCAACTTTCAGGAGGAACGGTGGAAAACAGATGAAGCAGCCATCAAGGATGAACTGAAAAAACTTGGCGCCAAATACATCAGTGCTGATGCACAAGCCAGCCCTGAAAAACAAATTGCCGACATTGAAAGCCTCATTGCTCGCGGTGCCGATGCTCTTATCGTACTCGCTTGGGACTCCGACGCCATTCGACCTGGCATAGCCAAAGCCAAAGCCGAAGGTATTCCCGTCGTCGGATATGACCGCCTGATTGAAGATCCATATGCGTTTTACCTGACCTTTGATAACAAAGAAGTCGGCCGTCTCCAGGCTGCCGAAGTCTTCAAAATCAAACCCAAAGGGAATTACGTTTTCATTAAAGGTGCTTCCACAGACCCCAACGCCGATTTTTTGAATGCCGGTCAACGTGAAGTGCTGCAGGCCGCCATTGATAAAGGCGATATCGTCATCGTTGGCGATCAGTATACGGAAGGTTGGAAACCCGAAGTTGCTCAACGCAATATGGAACAAATTCTGACCGCGACGAATAACAAAGTCGATGCAGTCGTTGCCTCGAACGATGGCACAGCCGGTGGTGTTGTGGCAGCCTTGACCGCCCAAGGCATGGAAGGGATTACTCCGGTTTCCGGACAGGATGGTGACCACGCTGCATTAAATCGTGTCGCTCGCGGTCTGCAGACCGTCAGCGTATGGAAAGACGCTCGTCAACTCGGTAAAGAAGCTGCCGATATTGCTGTAACTCTTGCGAAGAACGAAAAAGTTGCCAACAGCATCGTCTTCAAAGATGGCCCTAAGAAAGTCGAAATGACGGCTATTCTGCTTAAACCGATCCCTATCACGATGGACAATCTTGACGTTGTCATCGATGCCGATTGGATATCCAAACAGGCCGCTTGCCAAGGCGTTGACCCCGCCAAGGCTCCTCAAGCCTGCAAATAG
- the potC gene encoding spermidine/putrescine ABC transporter permease PotC — MNRFVKAVYSGLVYCFLYLPLVTMGVYSFNASKYSLSWKGFTLKWYGKLLTNASLLDAAMHSLTIAVVSATVACAIGTLTAFLLHQYRFVGRKALFASIFVMMMSPDIVIGISLLVLFLAAGLTLGFGTLLMGHVTLCTPFVAATVYSRFRDFDASVVEAAKDLGASERQVLRYIVLPMAGPAVLAGWLLSFTMSLDDVIVSFFTTGPTYEVLPLRIYSMVRLGIKPDVNALSVLMILVTITAVVLSWRLIKEKT; from the coding sequence ATGAACCGGTTCGTCAAAGCTGTCTATTCCGGTTTGGTGTATTGTTTTCTGTACCTTCCGTTGGTGACGATGGGTGTCTATTCCTTCAATGCGTCGAAATATTCGTTGTCGTGGAAGGGGTTCACTTTGAAGTGGTACGGTAAGTTGTTGACCAACGCCTCTTTGCTTGATGCCGCTATGCATTCTCTGACCATTGCGGTGGTCTCGGCCACCGTGGCGTGCGCCATTGGAACACTAACGGCGTTCTTGCTGCACCAGTATCGTTTTGTCGGTCGGAAAGCATTGTTTGCGAGTATTTTTGTCATGATGATGTCGCCAGACATTGTGATCGGCATTTCTCTCCTTGTACTCTTTTTGGCCGCAGGGTTGACCCTGGGGTTTGGGACGTTACTCATGGGACACGTCACCCTCTGTACACCATTTGTTGCGGCCACTGTGTATTCACGATTTCGGGATTTTGATGCTTCTGTCGTCGAGGCCGCGAAGGATCTTGGTGCTTCGGAGCGTCAGGTTCTTCGTTATATTGTGCTGCCTATGGCGGGACCAGCTGTTCTGGCAGGGTGGTTGCTCAGTTTTACCATGTCGCTCGATGACGTCATTGTCAGTTTTTTCACTACAGGGCCGACGTATGAAGTCTTGCCTTTGCGTATATATTCCATGGTTCGACTTGGCATTAAACCGGATGTCAATGCTTTGAGTGTGTTGATGATCCTTGTGACAATTACCGCCGTGGTGTTGTCCTGGCGGCTTATTAAGGAGAAAACATGA
- a CDS encoding ROK family transcriptional regulator, translating into MSNERPDPIRMRNRLRILKKIRRAGSISRVELSARTGCSRATVTNITAELIERGIIYEKETRVTESKGRRRVMLAIDPTAAYVVGVKVMAFNIGVAVIDFAANVLGSLSIPVRSKSRPLSHLADIIEDGVRICIKESKIEKNHVRGIGMAIPGFVDHEHGRCLWTPLYNDSQGDLCALVYERLGIPAFIENDANAITLAEQWFGHGQDIDDFLLVSIEQGVGLGIVVNGELYRGHSGIGAEFGHVVIEPGGRRCRCGKNGCIEAYAGGDGIMRAVSEANASGLWTHPSMEMLSLEEVIDLAQSGDPFLQSLFHRGGEVLGQGISSLLQIFNPAKIIITGQYVSAGEMLFAPMRQTIKSLTNTQQYEATEFVVLQWQATDWARGAASIVLQEMYESPFDHIKA; encoded by the coding sequence ATGTCAAATGAACGTCCCGATCCCATACGTATGCGGAATAGACTCCGCATTCTCAAAAAGATTCGTCGCGCCGGAAGTATTTCTCGTGTGGAGCTTTCTGCACGTACCGGTTGCAGCCGAGCTACCGTGACAAATATCACGGCCGAGCTCATTGAACGCGGTATCATTTATGAAAAAGAGACGCGGGTAACGGAAAGCAAAGGGCGGCGGCGTGTCATGTTGGCCATTGATCCGACAGCGGCATATGTCGTTGGAGTGAAGGTCATGGCATTCAATATCGGAGTCGCTGTTATTGACTTTGCTGCCAATGTATTGGGGTCGTTGTCTATTCCTGTGCGATCCAAAAGTCGTCCACTTTCCCATCTTGCTGATATTATTGAAGATGGTGTGCGTATATGCATCAAGGAATCAAAAATCGAAAAGAACCACGTCCGCGGCATAGGCATGGCTATTCCCGGCTTTGTCGACCATGAGCATGGTCGTTGTCTATGGACACCGCTTTACAACGATAGCCAGGGCGATTTGTGCGCATTGGTTTATGAACGGCTTGGTATTCCAGCTTTTATCGAAAATGATGCCAACGCGATCACTCTCGCCGAGCAATGGTTCGGCCATGGGCAGGATATTGATGATTTTCTTCTTGTGTCCATCGAGCAAGGCGTTGGTCTGGGTATTGTCGTCAATGGCGAGTTATATCGAGGTCATAGTGGCATTGGCGCTGAATTTGGCCATGTTGTCATTGAGCCGGGTGGACGGCGGTGTCGTTGTGGTAAAAACGGCTGTATCGAAGCATATGCCGGTGGAGACGGAATCATGCGGGCCGTTAGCGAAGCCAATGCATCCGGATTGTGGACACATCCGAGCATGGAGATGCTTTCGTTGGAGGAGGTTATCGACCTCGCGCAATCCGGCGACCCATTTCTTCAGAGCTTGTTTCATCGTGGCGGTGAAGTGCTCGGGCAAGGTATCTCCAGTCTGCTCCAAATTTTCAATCCCGCAAAGATTATTATCACGGGACAATATGTTAGTGCTGGTGAGATGCTGTTCGCGCCAATGCGACAAACGATCAAGTCTTTGACAAATACTCAGCAGTATGAGGCGACTGAATTCGTTGTGTTGCAATGGCAAGCCACGGATTGGGCTCGAGGCGCCGCGAGTATTGTGCTGCAGGAGATGTACGAGTCACCGTTTGATCATATCAAAGCGTGA
- the potA gene encoding spermidine/putrescine ABC transporter ATP-binding protein PotA, whose translation MACSIVDISQVSKSFEGLVALQDFNLSIEDGEFLTLLGPSGCGKTTVLRIIGGFETCDHGDVVIDGVSMKGVPPEARTVNTIFQSYALFPHMNIYDNVAFGLRIEGIAKSDIATMVQEALKLVRLEGMETRKPSELSGGQQQRVAIARAIVKKPRVLLLDEPLSALDYRLRKQMQKELKALQRTLGITFVLVTHDQEEAFTMSDRVVVMNHGRIEQVGSPKDIYETPSNLYVARFVGEINVLDGVIVERKDCNFAAEVEGVQVSVKSKRDFNPGDKIHVLLRPEDFRVEVMREVNESPELAKKFAKALLTGVVEHTFYKGATYDVDIVLDDGKKILISEFFDEDAETLYFQAGDRVAVGWFEGWEVVLPHER comes from the coding sequence GTGGCATGTTCAATTGTTGATATATCTCAGGTGAGTAAGTCTTTTGAGGGGCTTGTCGCTCTGCAAGATTTTAATTTGTCTATCGAAGATGGGGAATTTTTGACCCTGCTTGGTCCGTCGGGATGCGGCAAAACAACGGTATTACGTATCATTGGCGGCTTTGAGACGTGTGATCATGGCGATGTTGTCATTGACGGCGTGTCCATGAAGGGGGTGCCGCCGGAAGCTCGTACGGTCAACACGATCTTTCAGAGTTACGCCTTGTTTCCGCATATGAACATCTACGACAATGTTGCCTTTGGGTTGCGCATTGAAGGAATAGCCAAATCGGATATTGCCACCATGGTGCAGGAGGCGCTGAAGCTGGTTCGGCTTGAAGGGATGGAAACGCGGAAGCCCTCCGAATTATCGGGAGGGCAACAACAACGTGTGGCAATTGCTCGTGCGATCGTCAAAAAACCACGAGTGTTGCTCTTGGATGAACCTCTTTCCGCGTTGGACTATCGCTTGCGCAAACAAATGCAGAAGGAATTGAAGGCACTACAACGAACGCTCGGTATTACGTTTGTCCTGGTGACGCACGATCAGGAAGAAGCGTTTACCATGTCGGATCGAGTGGTTGTCATGAACCATGGTCGCATTGAGCAGGTCGGTTCGCCGAAAGATATCTATGAAACACCGTCCAACTTGTACGTAGCCAGGTTTGTTGGTGAAATTAATGTTCTTGATGGTGTCATTGTTGAGCGAAAAGACTGCAATTTTGCCGCAGAAGTAGAAGGCGTACAGGTGTCCGTCAAGTCGAAACGAGATTTTAATCCAGGTGATAAGATCCATGTCCTACTTCGACCAGAAGATTTTCGCGTCGAAGTGATGCGCGAAGTGAATGAATCGCCTGAACTTGCGAAAAAATTTGCCAAAGCGTTGCTTACAGGCGTTGTGGAACACACGTTCTATAAAGGCGCTACATACGATGTGGATATTGTCTTGGACGATGGGAAGAAAATTCTGATCTCGGAATTTTTCGATGAAGATGCGGAAACTCTCTATTTCCAAGCAGGGGATAGAGTTGCCGTGGGATGGTTCGAAGGCTGGGAAGTGGTGTTGCCGCATGAAAGGTAG
- a CDS encoding ABC transporter permease subunit — translation MKGSSITKYVIIGGVLCWIALFGAVPTLMLLGMSVLTPHPSDLIAPVFSLHSYARLFAPALVTMFVESLLMAGTATVLCLFVGYPFAYIVARMKKRHAKTMLLLVMIPFWTNTLIRTYALVTVLKADGILNSVLIYFGIIKTPLELMYTPIAVFIGLLYTLLPFMILPLYATIEKLDYRLLEASRDLGATRWITFRKITLPLTFPGIISGSMLVFLPALGMFYIPDVLGGARSMLLGNYIRDQFLVARDFPMGATVSIALTMMMCVMLFVYYRSVRRSGRKASL, via the coding sequence ATGAAAGGTAGCTCGATCACCAAATATGTCATTATCGGCGGTGTCCTTTGTTGGATAGCGCTGTTTGGAGCTGTACCGACGCTGATGCTTCTCGGTATGAGCGTACTCACCCCACATCCGAGCGACCTCATTGCTCCCGTCTTTTCTCTGCACAGTTATGCACGTCTTTTCGCTCCCGCCTTGGTGACGATGTTCGTAGAATCGTTACTCATGGCAGGGACGGCAACCGTTCTTTGTTTGTTCGTTGGGTATCCGTTCGCTTACATTGTTGCCCGAATGAAAAAGCGACATGCTAAAACGATGCTGTTGCTCGTCATGATTCCGTTCTGGACAAATACGTTGATTCGAACTTACGCCTTAGTCACGGTGCTCAAAGCGGACGGTATTTTGAATAGCGTATTGATATATTTCGGTATTATCAAAACGCCGCTTGAATTGATGTATACCCCGATAGCGGTGTTTATTGGTCTGCTGTATACATTGTTACCGTTTATGATCCTCCCCCTCTATGCGACGATTGAGAAGCTCGACTATAGGTTGTTGGAGGCTTCGCGGGATCTTGGTGCAACCCGCTGGATAACGTTTAGAAAAATCACATTACCGTTGACATTTCCCGGAATCATCTCCGGCAGCATGTTAGTTTTTTTACCAGCCCTGGGCATGTTCTATATTCCTGACGTCCTTGGCGGTGCCCGGAGCATGCTGCTTGGCAATTATATTCGCGACCAATTTTTAGTTGCTCGTGATTTTCCCATGGGAGCGACGGTCAGCATCGCTTTGACGATGATGATGTGCGTTATGCTGTTTGTATATTATCGAAGCGTCCGACGTTCGGGCAGGAAGGCGTCCTTATGA
- the xylA gene encoding xylose isomerase, with product MKTFFPEVSAPIAYEGPDSKNPLAFKYYDANRIVGNKTMAEHLRIAVAYWHTFVGNGGDPFGAPAYERTWDTGSTALERAEHRARAAFEFFTKLGVNFYCFHDRDISPEGANASEYVKNMEHMTGLLKALQNDTGVKLLWGTSNLTANPRYTHGAATNPDPAVMACAALQVKTTMDATKELGGVNYVFWGGREGYETLLNTNMQREMEQMARFFHMVVDYAKTTGFTGQLLIEPKPKEPTKHMYDFDAATVLGFLRQYDLIDHFKLNIEANHATLAGHTFDHDLTIASMNGKLGSIDANVGDLLLGWDTDQYALDLETVTKCMLIVLKQGGLNPGGLNFDAKVRRGSIDGLDLFYGHIGSMDAFARGLLTAQRILDDDLLPKFVRDRYAGYDDGLGKRIMDGKESLTSLAEWAMNHEEPQRRSGRQEMLENLLQSYF from the coding sequence ATGAAAACATTCTTCCCCGAAGTTTCCGCTCCTATTGCGTACGAAGGGCCGGATTCCAAAAATCCTCTCGCCTTTAAATATTATGATGCTAATCGTATAGTTGGAAACAAGACCATGGCCGAGCACCTACGCATAGCCGTCGCGTATTGGCATACGTTTGTCGGTAACGGTGGAGATCCATTTGGTGCACCAGCGTATGAACGGACATGGGATACTGGTTCCACTGCACTTGAGCGGGCAGAGCATCGCGCTCGGGCCGCCTTTGAATTTTTTACGAAGCTCGGCGTCAACTTCTATTGCTTTCATGATCGCGACATTTCTCCCGAAGGAGCCAATGCGTCCGAATACGTCAAAAACATGGAGCATATGACCGGCCTTCTGAAAGCGCTCCAAAACGATACCGGCGTCAAGCTGTTATGGGGCACATCCAACCTGACAGCGAATCCGCGGTATACGCACGGGGCAGCCACGAACCCCGATCCAGCTGTCATGGCATGTGCCGCCTTGCAGGTAAAAACCACCATGGACGCCACCAAAGAACTTGGTGGAGTCAATTATGTGTTCTGGGGAGGGCGAGAAGGGTACGAAACGTTGCTCAACACGAATATGCAACGCGAAATGGAGCAAATGGCCCGTTTTTTCCATATGGTTGTGGACTATGCCAAAACCACAGGCTTCACCGGGCAATTACTCATTGAACCCAAGCCGAAAGAGCCGACCAAGCATATGTATGACTTCGATGCGGCTACTGTGCTGGGATTCTTACGGCAATATGATCTCATTGACCACTTTAAGCTTAATATCGAAGCCAACCACGCAACACTAGCCGGGCACACTTTCGACCATGACCTGACAATTGCGTCGATGAATGGGAAGCTTGGGAGTATTGACGCCAATGTGGGCGATTTGTTGCTTGGGTGGGATACGGACCAATACGCCCTGGACCTGGAGACCGTTACGAAATGCATGCTTATTGTGCTCAAGCAAGGTGGCTTGAATCCGGGCGGCTTGAATTTCGATGCAAAGGTTCGCCGCGGCTCCATTGACGGCCTCGACCTTTTTTATGGTCATATTGGTTCTATGGACGCTTTCGCTCGCGGTCTCTTGACAGCTCAGCGTATTCTTGACGACGATCTCTTGCCAAAATTCGTTCGCGACCGATACGCAGGGTATGACGATGGTCTGGGAAAGCGTATTATGGACGGCAAGGAGTCTCTGACATCGCTGGCTGAATGGGCCATGAACCATGAAGAACCACAGCGTCGAAGCGGTCGTCAGGAAATGCTGGAAAATTTATTACAGAGTTATTTTTAG
- a CDS encoding YheC/YheD family protein gives MSHIRIGFLPFKTDPRQALPPMRLRALHAEAILQGAVFTILDWSDFNKAKNEILTWTWSPTGWESEKKSLPDIAIISGAVTNGQQNQLRAWIREACLCINDIGITKLKLASLIHDTEYERYLIPEAQIPKTNTSEAIKDFLLKHGSAVIKRSNANQGVGLYFILKETSGWSISNNKEKIFTLTEVADEITIRIEGRLAYRDFLIQKYIQSTAPDGRAADIRVHVQRDANQAWGITRAYVRLAEVGSLATNVSLGGYQGPLMKYLELRKNRSASEIEAEIQQAALEIAEIQSAASPRPLSELGIDFLLDDEDKIWLVETNALPQSSLHEHERAIHTISYALSLVASTQNQ, from the coding sequence ATGTCTCATATTCGTATTGGCTTTTTACCGTTCAAGACAGATCCACGCCAAGCTCTTCCCCCCATGCGTCTTCGGGCTTTACATGCTGAAGCAATTCTTCAAGGCGCTGTTTTTACTATATTGGACTGGTCAGACTTTAACAAAGCCAAAAACGAAATTTTAACATGGACGTGGAGCCCCACCGGCTGGGAAAGCGAAAAAAAATCTCTCCCAGATATCGCAATTATTTCTGGTGCTGTCACCAATGGACAACAAAACCAGTTACGGGCATGGATACGTGAAGCATGCCTCTGTATTAATGACATTGGTATAACCAAACTTAAATTAGCAAGCTTAATTCATGACACAGAATATGAGCGCTATCTCATTCCAGAGGCTCAAATTCCTAAGACCAATACCAGTGAGGCCATCAAGGATTTCCTTCTCAAACATGGTAGTGCTGTCATTAAAAGAAGTAATGCAAACCAAGGCGTAGGGCTATATTTTATTCTTAAAGAAACGTCAGGGTGGTCTATCAGTAACAACAAAGAAAAAATTTTCACGCTGACAGAAGTCGCCGACGAAATAACGATTCGAATAGAAGGGCGATTGGCCTATAGAGATTTTCTAATACAAAAGTACATACAATCTACAGCTCCTGACGGCCGAGCCGCAGATATTCGCGTTCATGTGCAACGAGATGCGAACCAGGCCTGGGGAATAACACGAGCTTACGTGCGTTTGGCTGAAGTAGGTTCCTTGGCAACCAATGTCAGCCTTGGAGGATACCAAGGTCCGTTGATGAAGTACCTTGAACTTAGAAAAAACAGATCGGCCTCTGAGATAGAAGCAGAAATACAGCAAGCAGCCCTTGAAATAGCCGAAATTCAAAGCGCGGCATCCCCTCGCCCCTTATCTGAACTGGGAATCGATTTTTTGTTGGATGATGAGGACAAAATTTGGTTGGTAGAAACCAATGCGCTTCCACAATCTTCTTTGCATGAACATGAACGAGCTATTCATACAATTAGCTATGCTTTATCTTTAGTAGCATCAACGCAAAATCAATGA
- the xylB gene encoding xylulokinase yields the protein MARLFLGIDSGTQGVKVVALDEATKTLIAESSAPHELITNDNGRREQHPSWWIDAVSIALEHVLAADGVDRSSVAGIGVSGQQHGMVCLDAKGEVIRPAKLWCDTETAPQARGLTDAIGGNEAVVAATGNSMAAGFTAPKLAWLKENEPEAYERVATVLLPHDYLNFWLTGEKKTECGDASGTAYFDVHSRTWNPMILSAIDPSGKLEACLPELIASDAPVGLLRPEIADRFGLSESVVVSSGGGDNMMAAIGTGNVVPGVVTTSLGTSGTIFACADHPVVDPQGELAAFCSSTGLWLPLICTMNVTVATETVRSLLGKSVAELNQAAQAAPAGSHGVMLLPYFNGERTPALPEARGVFAGLTPSNMTPDNLCRAAMEGATYGLRYGLDVLVRLGVVPTEIRLVGGGSKSRLWRQILADIFGCPVVCPTTAEAGALGAAIQALWCRRQYDGVPIEIGTLTQEYVGLDPTSRVEPDTNNQHIYEDCYQRYLDLNAAARFLYG from the coding sequence ATGGCACGCCTTTTTCTTGGCATCGACTCCGGCACACAGGGCGTCAAAGTTGTTGCGCTCGATGAAGCGACAAAAACGCTCATTGCTGAATCATCGGCTCCGCATGAGCTGATTACAAATGATAACGGGCGGAGAGAACAGCATCCATCCTGGTGGATTGATGCTGTGTCGATTGCGTTGGAACACGTCCTCGCGGCCGACGGGGTTGATCGTTCATCCGTTGCCGGTATCGGAGTCTCGGGACAACAACATGGTATGGTATGCCTTGATGCCAAAGGTGAGGTTATTCGACCAGCAAAATTGTGGTGCGACACCGAAACCGCCCCCCAAGCTCGAGGACTGACAGACGCGATTGGGGGGAATGAGGCGGTTGTTGCCGCGACCGGGAATTCCATGGCAGCTGGTTTTACAGCTCCCAAACTCGCCTGGCTCAAGGAAAACGAGCCGGAAGCCTATGAGCGTGTTGCCACGGTGCTTTTACCTCACGACTACCTTAATTTCTGGTTGACGGGAGAGAAGAAAACGGAATGCGGAGATGCATCAGGCACGGCATATTTCGATGTTCACTCCCGGACGTGGAACCCAATGATTTTGTCGGCCATTGATCCTTCGGGGAAACTTGAAGCATGTCTGCCGGAACTCATTGCATCGGATGCTCCCGTTGGATTGTTACGACCGGAGATTGCAGACCGTTTTGGTTTGTCTGAAAGCGTGGTTGTCTCATCGGGTGGTGGAGATAACATGATGGCCGCCATTGGAACGGGGAATGTTGTTCCCGGCGTGGTGACGACAAGTCTTGGGACATCGGGGACGATCTTTGCCTGTGCTGATCATCCTGTAGTGGACCCACAAGGTGAACTCGCCGCATTCTGTTCCAGTACGGGGCTCTGGTTACCATTGATTTGTACCATGAACGTTACCGTAGCGACGGAGACCGTGCGATCCTTATTGGGCAAATCCGTGGCAGAGCTCAATCAAGCTGCTCAGGCTGCACCGGCCGGATCTCATGGAGTCATGCTTTTGCCGTATTTCAATGGCGAACGAACTCCAGCCTTACCTGAAGCACGTGGTGTATTTGCCGGTTTGACTCCATCCAATATGACGCCGGACAACTTGTGTCGTGCGGCAATGGAAGGAGCGACATACGGGTTGCGATACGGCCTCGACGTCTTGGTTCGGCTCGGGGTGGTACCGACGGAAATTCGTCTTGTCGGAGGTGGTTCCAAGAGCCGATTATGGAGACAGATTTTGGCTGATATCTTCGGTTGTCCCGTTGTCTGTCCGACCACAGCCGAAGCCGGAGCTCTGGGCGCGGCAATTCAAGCTCTGTGGTGCCGACGGCAATATGATGGCGTGCCAATAGAGATTGGAACATTGACGCAGGAGTATGTCGGGCTTGATCCGACATCGCGTGTCGAACCTGACACCAATAATCAGCATATTTACGAGGACTGCTATCAGCGGTATCTTGATCTCAATGCTGCGGCACGGTTTCTCTACGGATAG